The sequence CGAAGCCGGTGTGCCCGGTGGTGAACGACTTCCGGTTGAAGTCGGTGTCCGACGCCATGTGGAGGCCCGAGAGGTCGACACTCGCGGCAACCAGCTTTGTGTCGGACGCCCCCGCCTTTATGAGCCCCCTGCCGGTGCCGGTGACGTTCCCCCCGCCGGCGTGGGTGGCGACGACGACGTCCGGAAAGCGCCCCTCCCTCTCCTTTATTTCCTTCGCCACTTCAAAGCCCAGTGTCTCTATCCCCAGGACGGAAAAGGGGGTGTAGAGGGAGGCGTTGAAGTAGCCAGTCTCTATGAGGATAAGGAGGAAGACGTAGAAAAGCTCCGGGCCGACGGAGAGCCTGATCACCTCCGCCCCGTACGCCTCGCACGCTCTGGTCTTCTCCGCTATCTCAGGCTGGGCGATACCCCTTCCGTCGAAGGCCTCCTGGACGATAATTGCGGGAAGCCCCTTCTTCGCCGCCTGGGAGGCGACGGCCGCCCCGTAGTTCCCGCTGGTGGCGGCGCTTACCCCCGGATACCCCTTCTTCCACGCCTCGTAGATAGACACTGAGGCCCTGCGGTCCTTGAAGGAGCCGGAGGGATTCTGCGCCTCGTCCTTCACGAATATGCGCCCACCCTTGCCTGGGTTGGAGACGGCCCTTACGAGGGCGGTGATGTTCTTCAGTTCGACCAGGGGGGTGTTTCCCACCGCCGTCTCTGACTGTATCTCGAAAACCCTTTCCAGGTCGTAGCCGGTCTTCGTCATCATCCCCTCGTAGTCGAAGGAGACGGGGCCGGTCTTGAAGGCGTCGTAGTCGATCCCCACCGAGCTCTTCATCACCTCCCCCTTCTTCGCCATGACGGCGTCGTAGCCCATATCGGCGGCGCTCATCTTCCCCTCCTCCTCATATCGCCCTCCTTGCCTATGATCTTCTTTACCTCCCTCCCGATGGAGATGAGCTCCGGGATCGGCTCGCCGAAGCCGTGGTCATAGGGGGGGTTTACCGCCGTGAGTTTCCCAGAAACAACCCTTCCCACAGCGGTCGTTATCTCGACCTCGTCCCCCAT comes from Candidatus Zymogenus saltonus and encodes:
- a CDS encoding 2-amino-4-ketopentanoate thiolase; this encodes MVKEGSWVEVHRIVLEPGERAPQVPEDTKKVPLEMRVKGYLNDDAGMGDEVEITTAVGRVVSGKLTAVNPPYDHGFGEPIPELISIGREVKKIIGKEGDMRRRGR
- a CDS encoding PLP-dependent lyase/thiolase, whose amino-acid sequence is MSAADMGYDAVMAKKGEVMKSSVGIDYDAFKTGPVSFDYEGMMTKTGYDLERVFEIQSETAVGNTPLVELKNITALVRAVSNPGKGGRIFVKDEAQNPSGSFKDRRASVSIYEAWKKGYPGVSAATSGNYGAAVASQAAKKGLPAIIVQEAFDGRGIAQPEIAEKTRACEAYGAEVIRLSVGPELFYVFLLILIETGYFNASLYTPFSVLGIETLGFEVAKEIKEREGRFPDVVVATHAGGGNVTGTGRGLIKAGASDTKLVAASVDLSGLHMASDTDFNRKSFTTGHTGFGIPFATWPDRADVPKNAARPLRYMDRFVTVTQGEVFYITQALAELEGMERGPAGNTSLAAAFAVAREMGEDEIVVVQETEYTGAGKHPIAQLNLAKRMGIEVRRGNPKENVPGVRIVIPEDPSQIKAVDVDLERLRKSYYKNALESIEDREKITDDEIRFLAEDTKTTPDCVREAVGLK